The DNA region GGTGCAGCCACCCGTAAAATCCTCAGCGTGGGCAATGTCAAAGTGGGCTTCATCGGCCTGACGACAGCGATGGAGACCACCAACGCTGGAGACACCGTTCAGCAAGGTGAGGTCGTCGAAGCCGCCAAACGTGAGGTGGCCGCCTTACAGGCTGAGGGTGCGGAATTGATCGTCGCCATCACGCAACAACCGTTGGAGGCCGATCTGAAACTGGCCAAAGAGGTTCCCGAGCTGGACCTTATTCTCAGCGAAGAGGAAAGCGAAACTCGGACCACCATGACCGCTGAAGGGGGCACGGTCATCGCCAAACCGGCCGGCAACATCGGCTCGGTCATCCGCGTGGACATCCATGCACCGCAGCAGCCACTCAAGCTCTCCGTGCTCCCTATCGGGCCCGAACTGGCGGAACAGCCGCAGATCGCCGAATTGGCCACCCGGTACATGACCCAACTGGAACGAAGACTGGACCGAGTGATCACCCAGAGCAGCGTGGACCTGGACGCGGGTGCCAAAGTCAGCCGGGTTCAGGAGACGGCGCTCGGCAGCCTGATCGCCGACGCGTTCCGCAAAGCGACCGGTGCCGACATCGCCCTGATGCAAGGAGGCGGCATCCGGGGAGACAAGGTCTTCCCTGCTGGACCGGTCACCCTCAAAACGCTGACCGAAATCCTGCCATTCGGTAACCAGGTCATGATGGTCGAAGTGGACGGCCGTACCCTCCAGGCCGCACTGGAGAACGGCGTAAGCAAGGTCGACGAATACTCCGGACGTTTCCCGCAGATCAGCGGACTGACCTACCGTTTCGACCCAGCGAAGCCGGTCGGTCAGCGGGTCTCCGAGATCCGGGTCGCGGACAAGCCGCTTGACCCACAGCAACTGTACAAGGTCGCTTTGGGCAGCTACCTGGCCGCAGGCGGTGACGGTTACACGATGTTCAAAGGCGCCCGGGTGCTGATCAGTCCAGCGGACGGGGTACGGGACGTCACCGCCCTCAGCGAATACCTGCAAAGTCAACCGACCAGGCTGATGGCATCGAGCACTTCCGGCCGCCGTGCACCACCACCGGCAGGCCAGTGAGCCTGGAACGCATCCTCATACAGCTTGAGACCGGTGCAGACCCCCAGGAGCAGGGTGATGTCCGACGGCCACACTGGTCTGCCCTGCCCCGCCCCACGGTCATGCACCGGAAGACCAGCCAGCAGCATGGCCTGCACCCGGGCGGCCAGGTAGTAGGCCTCAGCAGAGCGCACCTCGCCGGCGGAGTCGCCCTACAAAAGGTGCAGTTCCACCGCCGGCTCCTCGCCAGGGACCTGCTCGCGGTGGGCCGCTCCTCGCCGGGGCCGGTCACCGTCTGGGTGAAGTAGGCGTTGATGACTGCCAACAGCGGAGCGTGTATGCGAAAGGACCGGCTCATGGGAATGACCTGGCCGCCAGGCTGGTTCAAGGCCACCTGCTGGGCTTCCCAGAAGACAGCCAGCGACCCAGCGTCTCCTTTCGAGGCGCCTCGTGATAAGCCGTCATCTGGCGCACGTCGGCTTGGGGAATGTCTCAGGGCGGTCCCTTTCTATCTTCGGACGCATCCTGAGCCAGGCTCATAATCCGACTGTCCCATGATTGATGATTAAATAAGTAAAAAATAATCATCATCATCAGTGGCGCAGAACGCGCCCCCTGAAATCTGCGACCTGGACGTTAAATTCCGCCACGGGGTTGGCCTTTTCCCCCCAAACTTTACGACATTTCGGCACCTTTCCCCCCCAAACTTTACGACATTTCGGCACCTTTTCCCCCCAAACTTTACGACAATCTCCCCCAAACTTTACGATAGACGCCTTTCCCCCCAAACTTTACGACACCAAGGCGCGGGGCTCAGAAAAGGACGTCTAGGACGCATCTGCCCCGTCCCCCCAAACTTTACGAGTCCTTTTCCCCCCAAACTTTACGACAACTTCCCCCAAACTTTACGATACTCCCCCCAAACTTTACGATATTAAAAAAAGCCGTCCTGGACGGCATGAATCTCAGACGCTTCTTTTCCCCCCAAACTTTACGAGCCCAGGAATTTGACCTTGAACTCTGCAGCGGTGTCTTCTGGCGGAGCCGTCAGGCGCTGCGAGATGTATTGGATCATGTCGATCAAAGGCAGCTCGCCTGCCGCTGCTCTCGTCTTCAGGTCGTGGAGGTCCTGTGCTGAGAGGAAAGGCCGTAGACCAGAAAACGACAGGTGGCTCTCTAGCCTCTTCAGTAGACGTTCGTCGGTGAGTGCATACAGTTCGTCAGTCAGGGCCTGAGCCGCTTCTTCTTCCACTTGCTTTGCAGAAACCCGGAGCAGTGCAGTTTTCGCAATCGGTGCCGGCTCTTCTTCCAGGCCGTTGCCATACTGTTCCGGATACAGCAGCATGTCCCTCAGGAGTGCCCCGGGGTTTTGCCGATGCCCTGGGTAGGCGTCGAATTTCTTCAGTGCGCGCATCACGGCTGCAGGATCTGGATGTTCGGTAAGGTACTTTCCCGCGACTGCCGGGTACATGCCCCGCGAGGTGAGTTCCCGCAGCAGCTCCGGGTCAGGGCCGACATTGGGCTGCGTAAAGTGGTAGTTCAGGATCTGAGCTTTTCCGCGGCCTTCCATCTCCACCCGGCTGAGAATGCCGTTTTGACAGAGTTCCTCATGGGCCGGTTGCAGTACTCGGCGGATCTTGTCCGGTTCGGTGCTATAGATGCTGAGCCGCTCTCCCCAATCGAGCAGCCCGACGCTGACCATCTCTTTGGGTGTCCCGAGTTCCCAGCGCAGGGCATCCAGGGTGCGGTAGATGGCGCGCACGGGCGGACTGTTGAGCCGGTGGTAGACGTCCAAGTCTAGGGGTTTGACGTAGCCTTCCCGGATGCTCTGTGCCACCTCGTCAGGCAGGCGGATCTCCAGGACGCTGGCCGCGTTGTCGCGCTCCTCCTGAACCACTACGACTTTCCACAGATAGTTGAACGAGGCGTCGACATAGCGCTCTTTACCGCGTGACCACCAACCCTGTTCGATTTGATAATTGGTGCTCTGCAGCCGTCTAAGGCTTTGACGGACTTCCCGGTAATAGTGCGCGCTCACCGGTAGGCCGGCCACACTCAGGAGACGGTACAAAGTTGTCCGGACGATGCCGTTCGCTGAGCAGCCCTGTTCCACGTAGAGGTTGATGATGGCCACCATGACGTCGTTGTCGAGTCCATGCGGAACCACTTCCCCGGTAAGCGCCGTGCAGGTCACCTTGACTGTGCGTTCGCCGGCCTGATAGGTGCGCGACCAGGAGGTGTAGTTTCCAGGGACCCGGGACTGCGCACTGATCAGGGACAGTTGGCCGACATTGAGTTCGTCGTGTCCCATATCTGGGGCCAGACTGGTCAGGGGTACCATCACCGATTTTTTACTCATAGATCCTCCAGGGCTGGTGACTGAATGTTAGTGTAGTCATTTGCAGTTCTCCCGCAGCGTTTGGATTAGCTGATCACTACGCTAGAGCCGCCTATCAGGCCTCCGGAAGAATGGTTTCCGGTAACGGTACCCGGACCACCGTGACCCTGTGAAGCAGGGTCGGTCTGCCGTCCACTGCAG from Deinococcus radiophilus includes:
- a CDS encoding bifunctional metallophosphatase/5'-nucleotidase, coding for MRKLVLLALAAVLPSASAQGTLLYFNDAHELAPLGGGQRGGMARLATQIEQIRSEQPETLVLFGGDLAGGTLFGEFRGEPIVEAFNQIGVDLANFGQHEFDFGAAQAQRLVRQSKFPWISSNLTQHGQPFAGAATRKILSVGNVKVGFIGLTTAMETTNAGDTVQQGEVVEAAKREVAALQAEGAELIVAITQQPLEADLKLAKEVPELDLILSEEESETRTTMTAEGGTVIAKPAGNIGSVIRVDIHAPQQPLKLSVLPIGPELAEQPQIAELATRYMTQLERRLDRVITQSSVDLDAGAKVSRVQETALGSLIADAFRKATGADIALMQGGGIRGDKVFPAGPVTLKTLTEILPFGNQVMMVEVDGRTLQAALENGVSKVDEYSGRFPQISGLTYRFDPAKPVGQRVSEIRVADKPLDPQQLYKVALGSYLAAGGDGYTMFKGARVLISPADGVRDVTALSEYLQSQPTRLMASSTSGRRAPPPAGQ
- a CDS encoding replication initiator protein A, translating into MSKKSVMVPLTSLAPDMGHDELNVGQLSLISAQSRVPGNYTSWSRTYQAGERTVKVTCTALTGEVVPHGLDNDVMVAIINLYVEQGCSANGIVRTTLYRLLSVAGLPVSAHYYREVRQSLRRLQSTNYQIEQGWWSRGKERYVDASFNYLWKVVVVQEERDNAASVLEIRLPDEVAQSIREGYVKPLDLDVYHRLNSPPVRAIYRTLDALRWELGTPKEMVSVGLLDWGERLSIYSTEPDKIRRVLQPAHEELCQNGILSRVEMEGRGKAQILNYHFTQPNVGPDPELLRELTSRGMYPAVAGKYLTEHPDPAAVMRALKKFDAYPGHRQNPGALLRDMLLYPEQYGNGLEEEPAPIAKTALLRVSAKQVEEEAAQALTDELYALTDERLLKRLESHLSFSGLRPFLSAQDLHDLKTRAAAGELPLIDMIQYISQRLTAPPEDTAAEFKVKFLGS